CTTGGTACAAGTCATTGTTCTTCCAATAGCAAAAAAATCAAAAGCTAGGGAGGTGAAAAATTGAGTAAGAACGAACAGACACAATCAAATCCAAAAGATCTATTTTCTGTATATCAGCAAAACGTAGATAAATTCTTCAATGGTATTAGACAATCAGTACCACAGTATCATCAAGCAATTACAAATGTACAGCAGGAATTCCTACAAGCTTATGAAAACATTGCAGATTCAACCATCACATTACAAAAAGAATATGCAAAGAAAGCAGGTATGACAACAAACATTCCAGAAACTACACTAAAAGTAATTCAGGATACTACAGAAGAAATCGTAAAGGCTTCATCAATTCAGAACCAAGTAACACTTGCAACTATTGATGCAACACAACAAAACATCAAGACCTTTAACGACAACGCAAAATCATTTGCTGATCTAAACAGAAACATTCTACAGTCTTGGATTTCAGCATTCACCACAAAGAACAACTAGTGGCGAATCCAAATTTTATTTTTTTTCTTTTTTTATGATCTTTCAGCTAACCACTGACCAAGCTCAGGCAACACTTTTTTCTGTGATATTGAACTAGCAATCATTCCTACATGTCCTGTTGGATATATTCTCAAAGTTTTGTCTTGACTGGCAACTGCATAATGTAACGGCATACTGCATTCTGGTGATACAAGGTGATCTCCTACTGCAACTTGAGTAAATATTGGCATGTCTATTTTTTTCAAATCTATGTGGTTTCCTCCAACATACATTTTATTTTGAATTAGCAAGTTTTCTTGGTAGATGTCTTTTATCCATTGTTTGAATAACTCTCCAGGTATGGGGGGAGTGTCACCTAACCATCGTTCTACTCTGAGGAAACTATCTACGAATCTTTGGTTGTCTATGTTCTTGAAGAAATTCACGTATTTTTCAATTCCTTGCTCAAATGGCTTTAGTACTGAAAAACAATAATACATGAATTCCGGAGGCATGTTTCCAATAATGCTGACCATTTTTTCAACATCAATATGTTTGGCCAAATTACTGATCACCGTAGTATCACGCCATCCGTCGATAACTGGGGCCGTTGCAATAAAATTTTTCACGCTTTCTGGATGCAGTGATGTGTATGCGGTGGCAATTGTTGCACCTGTACAATATCCTTGCAGTGATACTTTTTCAGATGATGTTTCATCCTTTACGAATTCCACACAACTATCAAGATATCCATTTACATAATCATCAAAATCTAGATACTTGTCCATGTTAGTTGGAGTACCCCAATCCAACATGTATACGTCAAATCCCTGCTGAAGTAGATTTCTGACCCAACTTTTTTCTGGATGGATGTCTAAAATATGGTACCTGTTAATCAATGCATATGAGATTATCAAAGGTGTTTTATGCTGTTTTTCTGTTAGCGGTTTGTAATGTAACAAGCGTGCTTTGTCAATCTGATGTGCTACATCATGTGGTGTTACTTCCAAATTAATTTCATCAGGTGCTGCAACCAATCTTGGTGCCTCAACAACATTTTTTGAAAATTTGAGAATTTCTTCCATTATCTTTGGATCTAATCTTGATTCTGATTTCATTTTTTATTTTCCCTTTTCTTTAACTCGATTTCTAATTTTGTGACTCTTTTTTTCAAAGCATGTAGTTCTTTGTATGCTTCATCAATCTCTTCTTTACTTGGTAAGTTTGCTGACTGTAACACCACATTTGAAATGTTTGTCCAATGTTTTGTTAACTGTAATTCTTTTGATATCAACTTTCCATAATTATCTCCAAATTTTTCTGAATCAAATAATTCTGTAAAATCATTATCAAAAATATCAATCCAAATTCTTTTGAATGCCTCGATTTGTTCTACGTCTTGAGGTACTTCTGGTACTTTTTGATTGACTTTCTTTTGGGCAATATTCCATGTGTCTGCAAGTTGCTTGTAGTATTCAGTGAGGAATTTGTTAAATTCTAAAAGACTTTCGTTAATTTCAATTAACTCTGTCGCAATTTTTTTTGAATTTGCTGCAAATGCTCTCATTGGACCTATTGACGTTAAAGCCTGTGGCTTACTGCTCATCAGGTGAATTAAATCTGTCCAAAATAATGACAAGTGCTTATAATACTCTGTCATCTCTTTAGGTGATTGTGTCTTCACAAACTAGTAAATACACAGATCGCAATAAATAGTTCGCTTGTTAATTTAGACAAATGGCAAATTCTGATAAACTTGAAAAAATCTGCCAAAAAATAACAAAATTAGATACAAAAATGAGATCTGCCCGAATAATCAACAATAGAGGGCATCTTGTTGCAGGTGGTATGAAAAAGGGACTTCATTCACTTGAAGCACAAAAACAAGACGAAATGATGTTTATGGAATTGGCCTTAAGGGTGAGAATGAGACATGAATTTGATAAAGAATTTGGCGAAGTTCATTTTTCAATGTCTTATCGTGACAAAGTAATAGTCATGAGCTTTCCGTTAACAAATGATGATGTTTGTCTTGTTTCTGCAGAAAAAGACCTTGACTTTGGTAAGATTCCGTTTAAAGTTTTAAAGATAATTGCCCCTCTTAAGAAAAATATTAGGACTTTTTAGATGTGATAAGAACTTAATTCTAGTTGTTTGTTTGTATTTTATGGATTCTCAAAATGTCAGTTGGCGTGAGGTTGAAAAATTAGTAAAAATTCTTTCTAAAAAAATAATCGACTTGAATAGAGATTTTACTAGCATCTCAACAATTAGTCGGGGTGGTTTGGTTCCTGCTAGATTGTTGGCAGATCACTTGGGAATTGAAACTATATTTGTTGACAAAAATAAAATTCCATACGATTCAATTTTTGTTGATGATATTTATGATTCTGGAAAGACATTCAAAAAGATAATTCCAAAAATTGAAGATCCTTCAAAACTTGTTTTTGTTACTTTATTTGCAAGACGTGGAAAACGATACCCAAACCAACTCCTCTTTGCAAAAAAAACAATTGGCACTGAATACATTGTTTATCCTTGGGATAAATTAGAGTTTAAGCGACTAAAGAAAGTTGGGCTGTAGATTATTCTTGCATACATAAAGGAAGGTTTCCTTCATGTCTGTTCTTGTAATCTTGGATGAGTTCACTGGATATTTTCTCAAAATTATCTGTTATCATGTATCGTAATCTTGTATTTTCTAAAATGCAAGGCTGTGTTATCTTTTCTCTAATGCTGTTATTGATATTTTTTGTACCTTCAATGCATAGAATTTTCATTGATGAATGCATCATGAAAACTCCTGATGATCTAGGTATGTTTGAAATATTCTCGTCATTAGAGTCTAGCCAATCTGACCATGAATTTTGATTGTTAAGCATCTCTGTTCTTAATCTTGGAGCATTTTTCTTAGACCTGCACATCTATTTCTGATTGTAACCTCGGTCACTCCTGATGCAATCGATATGTCTTTTTGTGATTTTATTTCTCCTGTACTAATACATGCTAAGTAGAGTGCAGCTGCGGCTATTCCCATAGGATCTTTTCCTGCCACCATTCCAATTTTTTTTGCTTGTTCTAAAATTGATACTGCCTTTCTTTTGCTTTTTTCACTTAACTCTGCAATGCTTGCAATCCTTGAAACTCCTTTTATCGGATCTACAACTGGCATTTTTAACTCAAGTTCTCTAAAAATTAATCTGTAGCATCTTGCAACATCTTTTCTTCTAATGTTGATTCCCTTTGCAATATCGTCTAATGTTCTTGGAGTTTCTGTATTTCTACATGATGCGTAAAGACATGCTGCAACCAATCCCTGAATTGAACGACCTCTTACTAGTTTTTTCTCCATCGCTTTTCTGTAGATATATGCTGCTTTTTCAACAACTGCGTCTGTTAAAGCAAGTTTGTCTTTTAATTTATCCATCTCATTTAGAGCTTGTCTGAGATTTCTATCTGCAGATGAATGTGCTTGTGTTCTACTGTCCCAAGTTCTGAGTCTTTCAATAGAACTTTTTACACTTGCAGATAGTGGCTTTCCTGTTGAATCTTTATTTGCTTGACCGATAATCGTTGACAGTCCCATATCGTGCATTGTTAGTGATGTGCCTGCTCCAACCCTTGTTCTGTTTGTGTCATCACTTGCAAATGATCGCCATTCTGCACCTGTATCTGCAATTTTGTCAGTTACTACAAATCCACATTTGCCACAAAATAATTCGCCTGTATTTTCATCGGTAACCATTTTTTTATCTCCACATGCTGGACATTTTGGTCCAGAAACCATTGTGTTCTTAAGCATAATCATTACGATTAACGTTATTAGCTTATTATCCGTTTTACATAATTTCTGCAGGTTAATTGTGTGTAGGTTAAGCTAACATCTATTCTCATTCTATGGAACAAGAATGCAAATTAGGTTGTACTAACGGTATTTTGAAATTTTAACTCAATAAACAATACGCATAATTTGTTTTCATTGAAGAGTACATGATATTGTTTCTGTCTGTTACGTGTGGCAACCCAATTGAATGCCCTAATTCATGCGTCATTATTTTCTCTACTGTATTTACGTCATACAATTGGAAACTTCCATCACAATTGTAATCTCCTAAAGTGACTTCTACAACTCCCTTTCCTAGATGGGCATGTCCTAGAACTCCTTCCCCTAATTCTCTAACTACCCATGTGACCCAAACATTTGCATCATATTTCTGATCAACTATTTCAAACTCTACTCTTGCTTTTTGATTATTTGTGTTAAGTTCTTGATTTTCCCAAAATGCAAAAGAATTCTGTAAAGTACTAACATGATCTAATGGTAATCCTGATGGTTGTTCGTTGACATATACCTTGTAATGAATTACATATGCTTCATCTATGATTTCATATGTTGGATTTGGAAATTTACTTGATGCATTTTTTACTTCTTCTTCAAAATTCCATTTTACGTAGTCTCTAAGAAATTTTTTTATCACGTCTTGACTTGGATTTGGATATTCGATGTATCTTTTTTCATCGTCTACATTTTTTGAAATACTGCGTAAATATTTTTCAAAATAATAAAATTCTATTTCTTTTTCTTTTTTGATTTCCTCGGGGGATTTCTCAATTTTTACCACGAGAATTCCATTTTCCATCATATGCTGAATGCCTGCAACAAAATCTTGATCATTTATCATGTCATCGGCCCACCATCCTGCATTGTCTTTTATCCAATCTGGAATTTTATTTTCAACAGTTTTATTTTCATCAGTGGATGGAACCTGAACTATTTTATTTTCAATTAAATATGTTAGAGCAGAAACAAATTCTGAATCTTCAATTTTGTCATCGGCCCACCATCCTGCAATATTTCGAACCCAATCTGGAATCTTTGAAGTGTGCGTATTTTGAAATTCTTGAGGTTTTTCAGTTGGTGTGTATGGATATTTGGAAATAACTCGTTCGATAAACTCTTTGTAATTATTAACTACTATGCTATTTGGTTTTTCCTGCAATGCCTTTTTAAAATATTTTAATGATTCTTGATATTCCCCAAGATTTCCAAATCCCACACCCATACCTGTTAATGCAATTGCATCATCTGGTTTGTATTGAAGAATTTTGAAAAATTGTTTTAATGATTTTTCGTGATATCCTAAGTTGCTTTGGGCAATTCCTTTCATTTTTAATGTAGATATGTTATCTGGGGCAATTTCTAAAATTTCATCATAAATTGTTATGGCCTGATTATAATCCCCGTTTTCAAAATGACTCTTTGCCTCTTCAAACATTATGGGGGCATCTTCGATAGTTTGAGCAAAAATTGGTACTGTAAAAAAACCTACAAAAATCAACCCTATAATTACAAAATATTGAATCATATTGACTGATTTTGCTTGTTTCTTTTTCAGATATATTTTGTTTCTCTAATTTTTTGGAATGGGTCTTTATGTGGATTCTTTGAGCAAATCTTTAATCTGTTATGCTTTATTTTAATTTAGAATGACTCAATTTGGTGCTGGAAATGCAATCTATTCTTTACGAAAAAAAATTCAAGAAGTTAAATCTGAGCTAAATGCTCTTGGAGATCCTATTGTGGATCTGCCTGAATTGATATCTTCTGCCAATCTCTTACGCTCAAATGAATACCTTTCAAAATCAAACGAGAAGAAATCTGAACTAATATCGACATATGAACAATATGCATCGGCTCTTGAAGACTTGCTATCCACCGTTTTTGAAATACAAAATGAATTAAAAGATGTATTAAAGGAACAATCTTCATTGATCTCTACAAAAACCTCTTCTAAAACATCTAAAAAAACTTCTAAACCAAAAACACAAAAACGTTCTAAAAAGTAGCTTTTGTCTTTATGTGTGAACTATATCTCCTGCAATCACTCTTTTAGTAATGTTGTTTTTTGAAACAACAAGTGCACCATCTTCGTCGATTCTGATGGCTTTGCCTGAAATTTTTCCATCTTCTGTTTCTAACTCCACGTTTTTTCCTATGGTTGATGATTTGTTTGTCCATTCTTTGACTATCTTCTTAATTCTTCCTGAACTTAAATCCGTGTATACTTTTTCAAGTTCTGTTAGAAAGGAATGAACCAAGTCTATTGGTTTTACTTTTTTGTTATGTTGCATTAATGATGAAATGCCATAAAAATTAGGGGTTCCTTTTAGTTTTTTCTCAATTTCTTTTACATCTACATCGAAGTTTATTCCGACACCTAGAACAAGATCTTCTATCTTGTTGGATTCTAATGATACATCTACTAACATTCCTGCAACTTTTTTGCTTTTAATTGTAATGTCATTAGGCCACTTTAGCTCTGATTTAATTTTTAACGTTTTTTCAATTGAATTTGAAAGTGCCAATGATGCAGCTAGTGGAAACAATGTAGCAGCAGATATGTCAAATTTTGGATGTAGGATTATTGATAACCATATTCCTCCTTTTGGTGATTCCCACCTTCTTCCCTCTCTTCCCTTCCCACTGGTTTGTTTTTCAGCAACTATCACTGTACCGTTATTCTCTTTGTCAAACACCATTGATAATGCTTGATTCTGTGTTGAATCAATGGTTTCAAAATAATATGCTTGTTTTCCTATGAATTTAGTTTTTAATCCCTCTGTAATCTCCCAAGGCAGTAATTTTTCAGAATCTTCTTTTAATCTGTAGCCTAGTTTTTGTTTTGTTTCAATTTCATAGCCTAACTCTTGAATTTTTTTAATATGTTTCCAAACTGCAACTCTGCTAATTTTTAATACGTCGCTTAGATCTTGTCCTGAAAGATATTCTGTGTTGTGTGATTTCAAAAAATAAAGTACTTTGACTAAACCTGGATTGTTAAAAGAACTGTAAATCAATTGTTTTTCTTTCTAATTCAAGTATAAATTACATCTTTGGGGGCTAAAAACCGATGTCAATATCAAATCCTCCGTCGCCAAAGTCCTCTGCTCCATCCATTCCTTCTCCTCCCTCCATTCCATCTGGGATACTTTCTGGTGGAACATAGTCGGACATTGACATTCCTATCATGCTAAACATCATTGAAAACATCATCATGTCCATTACTCCAAAAAACATCATCATTGGAAGAAATGACTTGTTATCATCCATGTATTGCTGAAGTTTTTGCTTATCTCCTGATTTATACAACAGTGACATCTGATTCCATTTTTCCTGTAATTCGTGAACTCTTTCATCAATTTCTCTAGAACCCTTGTCTGTAACTTTGATCTCTATCTTTTTGCCTAGCCACCCTTTTTTTTCTTCTACATCAATCATTCCTTTTTCTTCTAGTTTCTCTAAAATTGAATTTAATTCCTCAGCGTCTATCTGCGTGGCTTTTTTAATTTTATCAAATTTTTTATTTCCGTTTCTTATTGCCCCCAATACGACTAGATCTTTTGGTTCTTCCATACTGTTGTTTTCCATTTATCCCTAAAAAATTCTATCTTTTAGAGGTTGCCAGCATTCCTTTCTTTTTTAATTCGGATATGATGTCTGTAACTCCTGTCTCGTAAGAAGGGAATTTGAATTGGTATATTTCTGATATTTTCTTATTGGATGCCTTTATTGATGTAGTTAACAACTTGGTTAGATCTGAACCTAACAATGCTTTTACAAGAAATGTAGGAACATTACCTGGATGTTTAATGCCTATCGAGTCAGCTGTATAATTCACAAAATCATTGAATTTTGTATGTGTTGAATCTACCACGTTGAATCTTTCGTTAAAACGATTGTTCTCTAAAATTGATATCAAACTTCCAACAGCATCATCAATATGAACAAAACATTTGTAGTAT
Above is a window of Nitrosopumilus sp. K4 DNA encoding:
- the phaC gene encoding class III poly(R)-hydroxyalkanoic acid synthase subunit PhaC; this encodes MKSESRLDPKIMEEILKFSKNVVEAPRLVAAPDEINLEVTPHDVAHQIDKARLLHYKPLTEKQHKTPLIISYALINRYHILDIHPEKSWVRNLLQQGFDVYMLDWGTPTNMDKYLDFDDYVNGYLDSCVEFVKDETSSEKVSLQGYCTGATIATAYTSLHPESVKNFIATAPVIDGWRDTTVISNLAKHIDVEKMVSIIGNMPPEFMYYCFSVLKPFEQGIEKYVNFFKNIDNQRFVDSFLRVERWLGDTPPIPGELFKQWIKDIYQENLLIQNKMYVGGNHIDLKKIDMPIFTQVAVGDHLVSPECSMPLHYAVASQDKTLRIYPTGHVGMIASSISQKKVLPELGQWLAERS
- a CDS encoding poly(R)-hydroxyalkanoic acid synthase subunit PhaE — translated: MSSKPQALTSIGPMRAFAANSKKIATELIEINESLLEFNKFLTEYYKQLADTWNIAQKKVNQKVPEVPQDVEQIEAFKRIWIDIFDNDFTELFDSEKFGDNYGKLISKELQLTKHWTNISNVVLQSANLPSKEEIDEAYKELHALKKRVTKLEIELKKRENKK
- a CDS encoding DUF6659 family protein; the protein is MANSDKLEKICQKITKLDTKMRSARIINNRGHLVAGGMKKGLHSLEAQKQDEMMFMELALRVRMRHEFDKEFGEVHFSMSYRDKVIVMSFPLTNDDVCLVSAEKDLDFGKIPFKVLKIIAPLKKNIRTF
- a CDS encoding phosphoribosyltransferase, which gives rise to MDSQNVSWREVEKLVKILSKKIIDLNRDFTSISTISRGGLVPARLLADHLGIETIFVDKNKIPYDSIFVDDIYDSGKTFKKIIPKIEDPSKLVFVTLFARRGKRYPNQLLFAKKTIGTEYIVYPWDKLEFKRLKKVGL
- a CDS encoding transcription initiation factor IIB family protein — translated: MLKNTMVSGPKCPACGDKKMVTDENTGELFCGKCGFVVTDKIADTGAEWRSFASDDTNRTRVGAGTSLTMHDMGLSTIIGQANKDSTGKPLSASVKSSIERLRTWDSRTQAHSSADRNLRQALNEMDKLKDKLALTDAVVEKAAYIYRKAMEKKLVRGRSIQGLVAACLYASCRNTETPRTLDDIAKGINIRRKDVARCYRLIFRELELKMPVVDPIKGVSRIASIAELSEKSKRKAVSILEQAKKIGMVAGKDPMGIAAAALYLACISTGEIKSQKDISIASGVTEVTIRNRCAGLRKMLQD
- a CDS encoding M57 family metalloprotease, encoding MIQYFVIIGLIFVGFFTVPIFAQTIEDAPIMFEEAKSHFENGDYNQAITIYDEILEIAPDNISTLKMKGIAQSNLGYHEKSLKQFFKILQYKPDDAIALTGMGVGFGNLGEYQESLKYFKKALQEKPNSIVVNNYKEFIERVISKYPYTPTEKPQEFQNTHTSKIPDWVRNIAGWWADDKIEDSEFVSALTYLIENKIVQVPSTDENKTVENKIPDWIKDNAGWWADDMINDQDFVAGIQHMMENGILVVKIEKSPEEIKKEKEIEFYYFEKYLRSISKNVDDEKRYIEYPNPSQDVIKKFLRDYVKWNFEEEVKNASSKFPNPTYEIIDEAYVIHYKVYVNEQPSGLPLDHVSTLQNSFAFWENQELNTNNQKARVEFEIVDQKYDANVWVTWVVRELGEGVLGHAHLGKGVVEVTLGDYNCDGSFQLYDVNTVEKIMTHELGHSIGLPHVTDRNNIMYSSMKTNYAYCLLS
- a CDS encoding biotin--[acetyl-CoA-carboxylase] ligase; translation: MIYSSFNNPGLVKVLYFLKSHNTEYLSGQDLSDVLKISRVAVWKHIKKIQELGYEIETKQKLGYRLKEDSEKLLPWEITEGLKTKFIGKQAYYFETIDSTQNQALSMVFDKENNGTVIVAEKQTSGKGREGRRWESPKGGIWLSIILHPKFDISAATLFPLAASLALSNSIEKTLKIKSELKWPNDITIKSKKVAGMLVDVSLESNKIEDLVLGVGINFDVDVKEIEKKLKGTPNFYGISSLMQHNKKVKPIDLVHSFLTELEKVYTDLSSGRIKKIVKEWTNKSSTIGKNVELETEDGKISGKAIRIDEDGALVVSKNNITKRVIAGDIVHT
- a CDS encoding winged helix-turn-helix transcriptional regulator: MENNSMEEPKDLVVLGAIRNGNKKFDKIKKATQIDAEELNSILEKLEEKGMIDVEEKKGWLGKKIEIKVTDKGSREIDERVHELQEKWNQMSLLYKSGDKQKLQQYMDDNKSFLPMMMFFGVMDMMMFSMMFSMIGMSMSDYVPPESIPDGMEGGEGMDGAEDFGDGGFDIDIGF